From the Armatimonas rosea genome, the window GCGTTCCGTCAGCGTGATGGCGGCGCGCCTCTCCTTCGCCTGCGTCAGAATTTGTAAGTAATTCCCACTGACGCTAATAAGATTGCTTGAAGTCGTCGTGTACACAAGCTCGCGTGGCAAGGCTGCATTGGCTAGCGTTTGCACCGTTTCCTTACTCAAGTGTGAGCCGGGGATACCCATTGTTCCCAAGACGGTAGCATGGGGCTCTTGTGCCTTTGTGACGCCGACAGCAACTAACCCGACCATTCCCCCCGCCACGATACAACCCACCAAGCCGCCGGGGATCATGCCTCCAAGCCACATCAGCGCGACCAGAATCCCACCAATCGCGAGGCCGTAGAGCGAAAAGCTCAGGTACTGCGGGATGCGCCGGGTTATGTCGGTGGGAGGAGAATACCTGGAAGTGTGGATGAATCCATGAACTACTTTTGCGTGTGGAAACGCCTTTGAAATCGCCTCCTGCCAGGCACGGAGCGACACACTCGCGCTCTCTGAGGTCAAGTAGCCGTTGTTATTAAGAACTGCATCAAACTGATTCTTCGAATCCGTAAATTTTTGGTCCTCAATCCCATGGAAACTGTTTATATGAACCATATAAAGCATTTCTTTAGGTCGAAGTGCATTGAGAGTTTCGGAGAGCACCGATTGATCTTTGCGACTCAATCGCTGTGGTTCGCTCAACGTAAGCTGAAGGTGAGCACTTGCCCCAATGGTCTGCGTATGGACTTGGGGACGGTTTTGTGCGTCGGAGTAGCCCCCGATAAGTCCCCCCACAAGCGCACCGATCACCGGGAGAACATAGGCCACGGGGACAGTGCGTGCCAGCCAGATGCAACCGGCAAGGGCCGCGCCACTGAGCAAGCCGACCAGCATGCCAAGGCCGAGCAAGTAAAAGAGACTCTGCTGGGCAAACGATGGCACCACTTTCGGGGGGGTCAGCGGCCAGACAAGGCACTGCTTCTCCTTGAGGGCCTTTGACTCCAGAATGCGCTCCCGCCACTCGCCGAGCTCTTTTTCAGCAAGCTGGGGATCGCCCTCTTGGACAACCAGTTCGACAGGGTTGCAGGCTTCCTGTCCGATGGACGCGCGGTCCAGGTTTCCGTGCCCACCACCCGGTCCAAGGTCCCTCATTTCGTGGATCTCCGTGGTGCTCATGCTGGGGGAGGGCAGCTTATAGGCGAGGTACTGGCTGGCGGTGGAGGTCTGGCCAAAAGTATGGAGGCCAAGCGCCAAGACCGTGCCAAGCGCCATCCCGACCACGGGCAGGGCTCGGAGCGCCCGGTTTATCGTGGTGTTCTGCGGGACGAGGCGCGGCGTGGGAATCTGTTGCGTGAGCGCGAGACCGGGAGTTTCGGTTGTCAGCGACAGCAGGCTTTGGCTGAGGGTCTTCAGCTCTTTGACACTCGCCTGGCAGGTGGTGCAGGTCTTGACATGCCGCTCGGTACGCCAGCGGGCGAGGCCGTCTAGGCGGCCGTTTACCAGCAACACGAGGCGGTCTTCGGGGCAGTTTTTCATGGTTTCTCCTCTATATCAAACTCGGTTAGGATCGTGCGGAGCCGCTTACTCGCCTCGGAGACGCGCCACTTGATGGTCCCCTCGGGCTCCCCCAGCGCGTCGGCGGCCTCACGGTAGGTCAGGCCACGGACCAGCACCAGCAAGATCGCCGCCTGCTGGGAGTCCGAGAGCTGGGCGAGCGCCTGCTCCAGAACGACGCGCTGGGTGACACTCTGGTCCGTGCGCTCCTCCGACGGTGGGTCGAGGGCGAGCGGGACAGACTTGGGCCGGGGCCGGCGCTGACGGTCTCGCCAGCGGCGTACCGCGATCCCAGCAAGCCAGGCGCGTACGGGAACCCGCCCGGAGAACTTCGCTTGACCCTGGAAGGCGGCGACAAAGGTCTCCTGGGTCAGGTCCTCGGCCTCGGAGCGGTCGCCGTGGGTGAGGCGGATCAGCAGGCCAAGAATCTCGCCGCCAAAGCGCTCGAAGAGGCAGGCGAGGGGATCGGGGGGCGGCGGGCCGGGTTTTCGCATCTTGCCTATTATGTAGCGCGCTTCTCCCGAATCGTTGGGTGGGGAGGTACAATAGCCCCAGATGAAGGAAGCAGATGTTGAAAAAGGGCTGCTAAGCTGCGTCCACTGTGGGTTCTGCCTGGACGCCTGCCCGACCTATCGTGAGACTGGCGACGAGGCCGATAGCCCGCGCGGGCGGCTCGTTCTGATGCGCAATGTGCTGGAGGGGAAGCTCCCCATGGTCGGTGAAGAGGCCACCCAGCCGGGCGGTGTGGGCTACCACCTCGACCGCTGCCTGGGCTGCCGTGGCTGCGAGACCGCGTGCCCGTCGGCAGTGCCCTACGGCCACCTCCTAGAGCACTTCCGGGACCTGCAAGAGCACACGGTCTCCCGCTCCACCG encodes:
- a CDS encoding RNA polymerase sigma factor, with product MRKPGPPPPDPLACLFERFGGEILGLLIRLTHGDRSEAEDLTQETFVAAFQGQAKFSGRVPVRAWLAGIAVRRWRDRQRRPRPKSVPLALDPPSEERTDQSVTQRVVLEQALAQLSDSQQAAILLVLVRGLTYREAADALGEPEGTIKWRVSEASKRLRTILTEFDIEEKP